The genomic interval CGGGTCGCTATCTGGTTTTAATGCCCTATGGGAGGGGCGTGAATCTTTCGCGGCGAATTCGTTCGGAAAATGAACGGAACCGCCTCAGAGCGCTGGCGATCTTGGTCAAACCACCGGGAATGGGTTTGCTAGTTCGCACGGAAGCAGAAGGGATGGCTGAAGAGGCCATCATGGAAGATTTAGAAACCCTGCAAAAGCAGTGGGAAGCGATTCAACAGGAAGCTAGCTCTACCCGCGCGCCAGCTTTACTCAATCGCGATGATGACTTTATCCAGCGCGTATTGCGGGAAATGTACAATGCCGATGTGAATCGGATTGTGGTGGATTCCCACACGGGCTTAAAGCGCGTTAAACAGCAGTTGCTCAATTGGAGTAGCGGGAAAACTCCGCAAGGGGTGTTGATCGATCATCATCGCGATCGCATTCCGGTTCTAGAATATTTCCGCGTCAACGCAGCCATTCGCGAAGCCCTCAAGCCCAGAGTCGATTTACCTTCTGGCGGCTATATCATTATTGAACCGACTGAAGCCCTCACGGTCATTGACGTGAACTCCGGTTCTTTTACCCGTTCGGCAACAGCCCGCGAAACGGTATTGTGGACAAACTGCGAAGCCGCGACCGAAATCGCCCGTCAATTGCGCCTGCGGAATATTGCTGGGGTAATTATTGTCGATTTCATTGATATGGATTCGCGCCGCGACCAATTGCAGGTTCTAGAACACTTTAATAAAGCGTTGAGAGCCGATAAAGCCAGACCGCAAATTGCTCAACTTTCAGAACTGGGTTTAGTTGAGTTAACCCGCAAGCGTCAAGGTCAAAATATCTACGAACTGTTTGGTCGTCCTTGTCCAACCTGTAATGGCTTGGGTCATTTAGTTCATTTGCCAGGTGAGGGAGAAACGGTTCCCCAACCCCTGGTTGAACGTTCGGCAACGGTACTCAAGGATGTGCCCACTCGTCCGGCCCCAGAATCCCCCTATGAAACCCGACGGGTTGATGCACGCTATGCGCCTCCCGCGCCGAGCGAACCTCAACCCAGCTGGCAAAATGACGATCTCGAAAGCGAGTACGACACCTTCCGCGATTCCTCTGAGTTAGATTTAATTAACCATCCCAACTATCAAGAACGCAGTGGGTTAAATAATAATCGGCGGCGTCGCCGTCGTCGTATTGGAGGCGAAGGCGATTTAGGCCGCAGCCCCAATGAGGCTCCCAGTGTAGGCGTTAATTTTAAAGCCACCCCTGAACCGCTGGCTTTAGATACGCCAGAGTTGGCTGAGGATCTCAGTGGCAATGGTAGAGAAGAGTGGGATGAGAAGTCGGATCGCTTCTTAGGTTCTCGGCGCGTTACGGCTAAACGTCAGTCGCCTAAAACGGTGTCTCCTCCAGAAGTGATTTCTGTGGAAATGACGCCAGAAGAACAGGATGTTTACGCTCTGATGGGCATTTCACCTTTAATTTTGCTCAATCGCGAAGTTAAAAATCCCAAGTCTGCAATTATTGCAGTCACCCTCCCTGGCGAGAAACCTCAAGCGCCAGCGGTTAGCGTTCCTGAAACTTCTGTTGCTGATGTGACTGAAGATGAAGCTCCAGTGCAGCTTCCCCAGGAAAACATTAGCTTTACCGGAGCAGGCGATCCCGTTAGCCCTCTGGTGAGTGCCTCCTCGGAGGAAGAGGCTTCAGAAAGCTCGACCGACGCAGATGCAGAAGCTTCGGCATCAGATACCCGTCGCCGTCGCCGTCGTCGTTCTTCAGCACCGGAATAGGAAAATCCTATGCAACCCTCAACGCCAAGCCCGATATCAATTGGGACGCTGAGTGCCGATTTATCTCGGATTGCTGGCGTTGATGAGGTGGGACGGGGGGCCTTATTTGGGCCGGTTGTGGCGGCGGCAGCTATCTTACCAGAAACGATGCGCCCGACGCTGGTTCGTTTGGGCGTTAAGGATAGCAAGCAGTTAAGCGGTGCCAAGCGGCAAAGACTGGCTTGCGAGATTCGGGCGATCGCCATTGATTGTCAGGTGGGGTTGGCAACGGTTGCTGAAATTGACGAGTTGAATATTCTCCAGGCGTCTTTGTTGGCGATGCGGCGGGCGGTTGAAAAGTTGCAGGTGAAGCCTCAGTTGTGTTTGATTGATGGCAATCAATTGATTCCGGGTTTGGAGTTGCCGCAACAGACAATCGTGGGAGGCGATCGCGAAAATTTGGCGATCGCAGCCGCTAGTATTGTGGCGAAGGTTTGGCGCGATCGCCTAATCGTTCGCCTCTCCACGCGCTACCCAGAGTACGATCTGGCGGCGAATAAGGGCTATGGCACTCAGCGCCACCGCCTTGCCTTGCAACAATACGGTTTATCGCCCCTACACCGCCAATCGTTCCGCCTCCGTTAGAGGGGGGTTTCGGCTGGCACAATGGTTCTGGAAGTGCGCTCAGGATTGCCAGTCTCGGCTTGTACCCAATGACGGTAGTCTGCAATCAGTTGATGCATTAAGCGCTGTTTAATAGTTAACAGAACGCTGCGTAATAAGCCGTTTCCTGTCGTTTCAATCAGGCTAGTGGGCGCAAAGCTTAAAGGAGGCGGTAATTCAACGCTGACTTCTAAATCAGCTCTCCCTTTGAGATAGGTCTGACCGTTGAGCGAGATTGGCGAGAGCTTGCCGACCAAATTTAGGGCAAAGCGTTGGTTAATGTACTCAATCCCCCGAATTTCACAACCCATCGATTTTAAGTGAATCGTTCCCCCGGATTCTGACCAAACTTTGAGATCGACGGTGGGCTGAAAAGAAAGCGTCATAAAGTTTAAAGAGCGCATTTTTAAGCGATAGCGCTCTTCACTCAACGACTCGATTTGGCTGGCTCCAGTCAAGGCATTGACGAGGCGCTGCGGCTGGCGCAGATAATGCTGAATGGGAACGACAAGTTCAGGAACTGCCATCTCAACGGATTGGGACGCGGCAAATCGAGTAGGCATAGGGCAAGCCGGATAAAGTTACAGGAGGTGCGATCCTTTGTAAATTTATTTTACAAATTTTCTGGGGCGTTCTCACTCCATCTTGGGCAAGAGAGCCGCGAAATCCCCGATCTCAAGGCGATTATCGGACAAAATTACCCTCAGCCAAAATGAGAAGAAGACAAACAATCGCAATCTAATCCTACAAATTTTGACAAATTTTACCGATTAAGTTCTATGACAAGTTTGATTGCCCATTTGGGCCCCACGGGCACCAACGCAGAAGCCGCCGCATTTGCTTACGCCCATTTACTGCACCAACAGGGGATACAAACGCAGTTATGCGCCTATCCCAGCATTGCTCAGACCGTTCGCGCCACGGCCCAAGGTCAAACGCATTTAACGGTGGCTCCGGTGGAAAATTCGATTGAGGGCAGCGTCCCCATTACCCTCGATAGTCTTTGGCAGTGCGATCGCTTGCA from Desertifilum tharense IPPAS B-1220 carries:
- a CDS encoding DUF1997 domain-containing protein: MPTRFAASQSVEMAVPELVVPIQHYLRQPQRLVNALTGASQIESLSEERYRLKMRSLNFMTLSFQPTVDLKVWSESGGTIHLKSMGCEIRGIEYINQRFALNLVGKLSPISLNGQTYLKGRADLEVSVELPPPLSFAPTSLIETTGNGLLRSVLLTIKQRLMHQLIADYRHWVQAETGNPERTSRTIVPAETPL
- a CDS encoding ribonuclease HII; amino-acid sequence: MQPSTPSPISIGTLSADLSRIAGVDEVGRGALFGPVVAAAAILPETMRPTLVRLGVKDSKQLSGAKRQRLACEIRAIAIDCQVGLATVAEIDELNILQASLLAMRRAVEKLQVKPQLCLIDGNQLIPGLELPQQTIVGGDRENLAIAAASIVAKVWRDRLIVRLSTRYPEYDLAANKGYGTQRHRLALQQYGLSPLHRQSFRLR
- a CDS encoding Rne/Rng family ribonuclease — its product is MPKQIIIAEQHRIAAVFSEDQIQELVVATGSHQVGDIYLGVVENVLPGIDAAFVNIGDAERNGFIHVTDLGPLRLRRSAGAITELLTPQQKVLVQVMKEPTGSKGPRLTGNITLPGRYLVLMPYGRGVNLSRRIRSENERNRLRALAILVKPPGMGLLVRTEAEGMAEEAIMEDLETLQKQWEAIQQEASSTRAPALLNRDDDFIQRVLREMYNADVNRIVVDSHTGLKRVKQQLLNWSSGKTPQGVLIDHHRDRIPVLEYFRVNAAIREALKPRVDLPSGGYIIIEPTEALTVIDVNSGSFTRSATARETVLWTNCEAATEIARQLRLRNIAGVIIVDFIDMDSRRDQLQVLEHFNKALRADKARPQIAQLSELGLVELTRKRQGQNIYELFGRPCPTCNGLGHLVHLPGEGETVPQPLVERSATVLKDVPTRPAPESPYETRRVDARYAPPAPSEPQPSWQNDDLESEYDTFRDSSELDLINHPNYQERSGLNNNRRRRRRRIGGEGDLGRSPNEAPSVGVNFKATPEPLALDTPELAEDLSGNGREEWDEKSDRFLGSRRVTAKRQSPKTVSPPEVISVEMTPEEQDVYALMGISPLILLNREVKNPKSAIIAVTLPGEKPQAPAVSVPETSVADVTEDEAPVQLPQENISFTGAGDPVSPLVSASSEEEASESSTDADAEASASDTRRRRRRRSSAPE